One Chlorobaculum limnaeum genomic window carries:
- a CDS encoding type IV secretion system protein: MNPGILTQTLNHFLTVFGAGWSNLQPAINWLTGALLGIEIVMLGLWWALGGGEQLVGVMKKILYLGIWMWIVRSFPTLADAFVKSLIHAGQLAGGGGGPSLFDPSKIIEYGLTTTAPLVDKMSTIGITEIVNGIILALTYIGIMLAYILIAWQIFYAVLEFNLLAAVVGIFLPFGFLEQTKFLAEKAIGAIVSSGIKLMVLAFIMAVIEPTLSTLTFSSGLTFTEIWSALLTVGAVAFLAWNAPGIAAGLLAGSPSLSAGTAVQNALVGGTGVALAGMGAYGLTKMAVEGAGKIGAAMHLTGSSMSSGSTGGGGAAVASGPAPAGPSNPSAAASSPASATSGVAGGGSEADQKAEAPKWAKTALHAMHPPEEAQPSGGSATPRL, encoded by the coding sequence ATGAATCCCGGTATTCTTACCCAGACCCTGAACCACTTCCTCACGGTTTTCGGAGCTGGATGGTCGAACCTGCAACCAGCCATCAACTGGCTGACCGGAGCGCTGCTCGGCATCGAGATCGTGATGCTCGGCCTCTGGTGGGCGCTCGGCGGTGGTGAGCAGCTGGTGGGCGTCATGAAAAAGATTCTCTATCTCGGCATCTGGATGTGGATCGTGCGCTCTTTCCCGACGCTGGCCGATGCCTTTGTGAAGTCGCTCATTCATGCTGGCCAGCTTGCCGGTGGCGGTGGCGGGCCAAGCCTGTTCGATCCCTCGAAGATCATCGAGTATGGTCTGACCACCACAGCGCCGCTGGTTGACAAGATGAGCACGATCGGCATTACGGAGATCGTCAATGGCATCATTCTCGCGCTCACCTACATCGGCATCATGCTTGCCTACATCCTCATTGCCTGGCAGATTTTCTACGCGGTGCTCGAATTCAACCTGCTGGCGGCTGTGGTTGGAATCTTTCTGCCGTTCGGCTTTCTCGAACAGACAAAGTTTCTGGCTGAAAAAGCCATTGGTGCCATCGTTTCATCGGGTATCAAGCTGATGGTTCTCGCTTTCATCATGGCCGTGATCGAACCGACGCTTTCCACGCTCACCTTTTCATCCGGGTTGACCTTCACGGAAATCTGGAGCGCTCTCTTGACGGTTGGCGCAGTGGCGTTCCTTGCATGGAACGCTCCCGGTATTGCTGCTGGTCTGCTCGCGGGCAGTCCGAGCCTGAGCGCCGGTACGGCCGTCCAGAATGCCCTCGTTGGCGGCACAGGCGTCGCGCTTGCCGGAATGGGGGCTTACGGGTTGACCAAAATGGCGGTCGAGGGTGCTGGAAAGATTGGCGCAGCCATGCATCTGACCGGTTCGAGCATGTCCAGTGGGAGTACCGGAGGAGGTGGCGCTGCCGTGGCCAGCGGGCCAGCACCTGCCGGGCCATCGAATCCCTCAGCCGCTGCAAGCAGTCCGGCAAGTGCAACTTCAGGAGTGGCTGGCGGCGGGAGCGAAGCGGATCAGAAAGCAGAAGCACCAAAGTGGGCGAAAACCGCGCTCCACGCCATGCATCCCCCCGAAGAGGCGCAGCCGTCAGGAGGCAGCGCGACACCCCGATTGTAA